The following coding sequences are from one Dermacentor silvarum isolate Dsil-2018 chromosome 4, BIME_Dsil_1.4, whole genome shotgun sequence window:
- the LOC119448557 gene encoding uncharacterized protein LOC119448557 codes for MKVCIVLLGIWVLATANARSQEIGWEARSPNSAYYDRHMEDLLHHKLEKFRSVMLTGYPSLGISAMDPLNIPPTDMSSIFGGDAFRFQLLHIQIRNLSTFEITNLRADTENLKVHLTFQVPKVSGRMQYSVAGSLYEAFPLQGSGRCDVVYYDVMVTTAARLREANGKFQFTKFEDSSVDYASEEVLVQQGPPVGAGGGLGSQVGRVLFWTLSKQAARTLPPSLLRFLNDALERAPRPGARKLSL; via the exons ATGAAGGTGTGCATAGTGTTGCTCGGCATTTGGGTGCTAGCTACCGCAAATGCAAGAAGCCAGGAGATTGGCTGGG AGGCTCGCTCTCCGAACAGTGCCTACTACGACCGGCACATGGAGGACCTTCTGCACCACAAGCTGGAGAAGTTCAGATCCGTGATGCTCACCGGCTACCCTAGCCTGGGAATATCCGCCATGGACCCGCTCAACATTCCTCCCACGGACATGTCTTCCATCTTCGGAGGAGACGCGTTTCGCTTTCAGCTGCTCCACATTCAG ATCCGGAACCTCTCCACGTTCGAAATCACCAACCTCAGGGCGGACACTGAAAACCTGAAGGTTCACCTGACGTTCCAAGTTCCAAAGGTTTCCGGAAGGATGCAGTACTCCGTGGCTGGATCTCTCTACGAGGCCTTCCCCCTTCAAGGAAGCGGTCGTTGCGACGTCGTCTATTATGACGTCATGGTCACCACCGCAGCGCGGCTCCGGGAAGCCAACGGGAAATTCCAGTTCACAAAGTTCGAAGATTCCAGCGTTGACTATGCATCTGAAGAAGTGTTG GTACAGCAGGGACCTCCAGTGGGAGCCGGCGGTGGCCTTGGCTCCCAGGTTGGCCGGGTCCTCTTCTGGACGCTGTCCAAGCAGGCCGCGAGGACGCTACCGCCGAGCTTGCTGCGGTTCCTGAACGACGCCCTCGAGCGCGCTCCAAGACCAGGCGCCCGCAAACTATCGCTGTGA